One window from the genome of Verrucomicrobiota bacterium encodes:
- the proC gene encoding pyrroline-5-carboxylate reductase, whose product MSPDLTLGFLGAGKMAAALAKGFIRGGLAEAGRVVASDIVAAARETFAREVGARVTASNSDVVRMSRVLVLAVKPDHVAPVLGEVAPSFTREHLLISIAAGIPTARIESALPAGSRVIRVMPNTPALVGASASAFAPGRHATGEDASLAMKLFSSVGVAMQLKETLLDAVTGLSGSGPAYVFTVIEALSDGGVAAGLPRDAATKLAAQTVFGAAKLLLETSQHPGALKDAVTSPGGTTIEGLHELERAGVRSAFISAVRAAADKSRKLGQS is encoded by the coding sequence ATGTCGCCCGACTTGACGCTTGGCTTCCTCGGCGCGGGCAAGATGGCCGCCGCGCTCGCGAAGGGATTCATCCGCGGCGGCCTCGCCGAGGCCGGGCGCGTCGTGGCGAGCGACATCGTGGCGGCGGCCCGGGAGACGTTCGCGCGCGAGGTCGGAGCGCGCGTCACCGCATCGAACTCCGACGTGGTGCGCATGTCGCGCGTGCTCGTGCTCGCCGTGAAGCCGGACCACGTCGCCCCCGTTCTCGGCGAGGTCGCGCCCTCATTCACCAGGGAACACCTCCTGATCTCCATCGCCGCGGGCATTCCCACCGCGAGGATCGAATCCGCTCTCCCGGCCGGGTCGAGGGTCATACGGGTGATGCCCAACACCCCGGCGCTCGTCGGGGCATCGGCGTCAGCCTTCGCACCCGGGCGCCACGCCACGGGCGAGGACGCCTCGCTTGCGATGAAACTTTTTTCCTCGGTCGGTGTCGCGATGCAGTTGAAAGAGACGCTGCTTGACGCGGTCACCGGGCTCAGCGGCAGCGGGCCGGCGTATGTGTTCACGGTGATCGAAGCCTTGAGCGACGGCGGCGTGGCCGCCGGCCTGCCGCGCGACGCGGCCACAAAGCTCGCGGCCCAGACGGTCTTCGGCGCGGCCAAGCTGCTGCTGGAAACCAGCCAGCATCCCGGCGCGTTGAAAGACGCCGTGACGAGCCCCGGAGGCACGACGATCGAGGGGCTGCACGAACTGGAGCGCGCCGGCGTGCGCTCGGCGTTCATCAGCGCCGTGCGCGCGGCCGCGGACAAGTCGCGCAAGCTCGGGCAGTCCTGA
- a CDS encoding enoyl-ACP reductase, with amino-acid sequence MSLLQGKLGIVFGVANKRSIAWAIAQAWHRAGARLAFTYQGERLKENVEDLAGAFGPDTPILECDVTKDDHIERVFAEVGQRFGRLDLMLHSVAFAPKEALEGTFVGTSREAFRVAHDVSAYSLVALARGAAPLMTNGGSIIAMSYYGAEKVVPHYNVMGVAKAALEASCRYLAYDLGPQKIRVNCISAGPVNTLAARGIAGFSDMLKHYEAHSPLKRNVLPDELGATGVFLASDGAAATTGQVLYVDCGYQVMGM; translated from the coding sequence ATGTCACTGCTCCAGGGCAAACTCGGAATCGTCTTCGGCGTCGCCAACAAGCGGTCCATCGCGTGGGCCATCGCGCAAGCGTGGCACAGGGCCGGCGCGCGCCTCGCCTTCACGTATCAGGGCGAGCGCCTGAAGGAAAACGTCGAGGACCTCGCGGGCGCGTTCGGCCCCGACACGCCGATTCTCGAGTGCGACGTCACCAAGGACGATCATATCGAGCGCGTGTTTGCGGAGGTCGGGCAGCGGTTCGGCCGGCTGGACTTGATGCTGCACTCGGTGGCCTTCGCGCCGAAGGAGGCGCTCGAAGGGACTTTCGTCGGCACCAGCCGCGAGGCGTTCCGCGTGGCGCACGACGTGAGCGCCTACTCGCTCGTCGCGCTCGCGCGCGGGGCCGCGCCGCTCATGACCAACGGCGGCAGCATCATCGCCATGAGCTACTATGGCGCGGAGAAGGTCGTGCCGCATTACAACGTGATGGGCGTGGCGAAGGCCGCGCTCGAAGCCTCCTGCCGCTACCTCGCCTACGATCTCGGCCCGCAGAAGATCCGCGTCAACTGCATCAGCGCCGGCCCGGTGAACACGCTCGCCGCCCGCGGCATCGCGGGCTTCAGCGACATGCTCAAGCACTACGAGGCCCACTCGCCGCTCAAGCGCAACGTGCTGCCCGACGAGCTTGGCGCCACGGGGGTCTTCCTCGCCAGCGACGGCGCGGCCGCCACGACCGGGCAGGTCCTCTACGTGGATTGCGGCTATCAGGTCATGGGAATGTGA
- a CDS encoding cyclic nucleotide-binding domain-containing protein: MPATIRKANAADAPRWLALLRATLGDAHPAPHVYDEEWIKTHLEPAAVPGGGEKDPERLYRATRQWRADDAETWVAETDGELAATLSVLNPPSPTETPVANLGRNLFRESSFANGAADALLQSVLDLCEQRKQMVVARVLASDNAQQVLFETHGCVCVGFQPLKHVHKAREEILFYARPARARLSQRAPLSESLPQIVDLAGAALANLNISGAPSARDGATGYPLKTEVAFAPATSAEFEAELHGAKSSNPPVEISGSFNWGFGLMRIATSPDPLKATIARRAGMVVGGLRHYLDDIDSCVRLVDGFSTDDLTMGALLAHVVDAAHREPGVAYVEADILTTAPRLLKSAEQLGFVPVAYLPAFHVRDGAHTDVVKMVKLNVVCTVQQNPVTSHAHQIVRVIEGSLADHRLGVALINLLRGLTFFDGLGDGELRKVARLFVQKLYRPGERVFGRGDSCDEAFVVMRGSVSIALEDNTEPIGAVSQGELFGEQAFLDGAARVATATATQPTILLTIRRAAFQELAQREPHLGMAVMRNFALGLSRKLRRMNVISTGTK, encoded by the coding sequence ATGCCGGCCACGATCCGAAAAGCAAACGCCGCGGATGCGCCCCGATGGCTCGCACTTCTTCGCGCGACGCTCGGCGACGCGCACCCCGCGCCGCATGTCTACGACGAGGAGTGGATCAAGACCCATCTCGAACCCGCGGCCGTTCCCGGGGGCGGTGAAAAAGATCCCGAGAGACTTTACCGCGCGACGCGACAGTGGCGTGCGGACGATGCCGAGACGTGGGTCGCGGAGACGGACGGCGAACTCGCGGCGACGCTTTCCGTGCTCAACCCGCCATCCCCCACCGAGACACCGGTCGCGAATCTCGGACGAAATCTTTTCCGCGAGTCGAGCTTCGCGAACGGCGCGGCGGATGCGCTGCTCCAAAGCGTGCTCGACCTCTGCGAACAAAGAAAACAGATGGTCGTCGCGCGGGTGCTCGCGTCGGACAACGCGCAACAGGTGCTCTTCGAAACACACGGTTGCGTGTGCGTCGGGTTCCAGCCGCTCAAGCACGTGCACAAGGCGCGCGAGGAGATTTTGTTTTATGCGAGACCCGCGCGCGCGAGGTTGAGCCAGCGCGCGCCGCTCTCCGAATCGCTTCCGCAAATCGTCGATCTCGCGGGCGCGGCGCTCGCGAACCTGAACATCAGCGGCGCGCCCAGCGCGCGCGATGGCGCGACGGGCTACCCGTTGAAGACCGAGGTGGCGTTCGCGCCGGCGACGAGCGCGGAGTTCGAGGCGGAACTTCACGGCGCGAAATCGAGCAACCCGCCGGTGGAGATTTCGGGCTCGTTCAACTGGGGCTTCGGCTTGATGCGCATCGCGACCAGCCCCGACCCGCTGAAGGCCACGATCGCCCGGCGCGCCGGCATGGTGGTGGGCGGGTTGCGGCACTATCTCGATGACATCGACAGTTGCGTGCGGCTGGTGGACGGCTTCAGCACGGACGACCTCACGATGGGCGCGCTGCTGGCACACGTGGTGGATGCGGCGCACCGCGAACCGGGCGTGGCCTACGTGGAGGCGGACATCCTGACGACCGCACCGCGGCTGCTGAAGAGCGCGGAGCAACTCGGCTTTGTGCCCGTGGCCTACCTGCCCGCGTTCCACGTGCGGGACGGCGCGCACACGGACGTGGTCAAGATGGTCAAGCTGAACGTCGTTTGCACGGTGCAGCAAAACCCGGTGACGAGCCACGCGCATCAGATTGTGCGCGTGATCGAGGGCAGCCTCGCGGATCACCGGCTGGGCGTCGCGCTCATCAACCTGCTGCGGGGCCTGACGTTCTTCGACGGGCTCGGCGATGGCGAGCTGCGCAAGGTCGCGCGGCTCTTCGTGCAGAAGCTCTACCGGCCGGGCGAGCGCGTCTTCGGGCGGGGCGACTCGTGCGACGAGGCGTTCGTGGTCATGCGCGGCTCCGTGAGCATCGCGCTGGAGGACAACACGGAGCCCATCGGCGCGGTGTCGCAGGGCGAGTTGTTCGGCGAACAGGCGTTTCTCGACGGCGCGGCGCGGGTGGCCACGGCGACCGCCACGCAACCGACCATCCTGCTCACCATCCGGCGCGCGGCGTTCCAGGAACTGGCGCAACGCGAGCCGCACCTCGGCATGGCCGTGATGCGCAACTTCGCGCTCGGCCTCTCGCGAAAGCTCCGGCGGATGAACGTGATTTCCACCGGGACGAAGTGA
- a CDS encoding ABC transporter ATP-binding protein: protein MLVFLRKLLAYARPYRGRMALGIACGIGFGLCNAVLMFVVKFVVDWVFPGSGAAPLAEQLAKAPAFFRGLVDWLTPMLPESGSATTTGIVVAVLSIPVVMLVRSTCAYLNFYLLQWVSVRALMDLRSDLFDHLQNLSAGFFHKTSTGDLISRISNDTTQLQRMLSITLPVMIKSPVAVAALLLVLLAQQPKLTLISLIVVPAVAVPIIVYGRKVRKGSEAISQNFAELTSHMQETFTGNRVVKAYNLEPSMLARFRETSARYIAQYMRVIRSLEIPGVLMEFLGAVGVAMLLLYVALVSRSTPGDFLQFVLGIFAMYQPIKEISRLPGQLQQARASTQRVFELLDVAPAVRDPAQPRPLAAAGAEIRFEDIEFDYEEKPVLRGINLTVKPGQLVALVGASGAGKTTLTNLLLRFYDPQRGAVRIGGVDVRDVSMRELRNQIALVTQETILFNDTVRRNIELGRAGARNGEVEDAARHAHAHEFIVDKPQGYDTVIGERGVTLSGGQRQRLAIARAILKDAPILVLDEATSALDNESERAVQAALEDLMKGRTTICVAHRLSTIQRADLIVVMDQGRIVQTGTHAELVEKDGVYRKLHQLQFQV from the coding sequence GTGCTCGTGTTCCTCCGCAAGCTGCTCGCCTACGCCCGGCCTTACCGGGGCCGCATGGCCTTGGGCATCGCGTGCGGCATCGGCTTCGGCCTGTGCAACGCGGTGCTGATGTTCGTGGTGAAGTTCGTGGTGGACTGGGTTTTCCCCGGCTCCGGCGCCGCGCCCCTCGCCGAGCAACTCGCCAAGGCGCCCGCGTTCTTCCGCGGCCTCGTGGACTGGCTCACGCCGATGCTCCCGGAGTCGGGCTCCGCCACGACGACGGGCATCGTGGTGGCGGTCCTGTCGATCCCCGTGGTGATGCTCGTGCGGAGCACGTGCGCCTATCTGAATTTCTACCTGCTGCAATGGGTCTCGGTCCGCGCGCTCATGGACTTGCGGTCGGACCTCTTCGACCACTTGCAGAACCTCTCGGCGGGATTCTTCCACAAGACCAGCACGGGCGATCTCATCTCGCGCATCAGCAACGACACCACGCAGCTTCAGCGCATGCTCAGCATCACGTTGCCGGTCATGATCAAGTCCCCGGTCGCCGTCGCCGCGCTGCTGCTCGTGCTGCTGGCCCAGCAGCCGAAGCTCACGCTCATCTCGCTCATCGTCGTGCCGGCGGTGGCGGTGCCGATCATCGTCTACGGCCGCAAGGTGCGGAAGGGTTCCGAGGCGATCTCGCAAAACTTCGCGGAGCTCACCAGCCACATGCAGGAGACGTTCACGGGCAACCGCGTCGTGAAGGCCTACAATCTCGAGCCGTCCATGCTCGCGCGGTTCCGCGAGACCAGCGCCCGCTACATCGCCCAATACATGCGCGTCATCCGCTCGCTGGAGATTCCCGGGGTGCTGATGGAATTCCTCGGCGCGGTCGGCGTGGCGATGCTGCTGCTTTACGTCGCGCTCGTGTCGCGCAGCACGCCGGGCGACTTCCTCCAGTTCGTGCTCGGCATCTTTGCGATGTATCAGCCGATCAAGGAAATCAGCCGCCTGCCCGGCCAGCTCCAGCAGGCGCGCGCCTCGACGCAACGCGTGTTCGAGCTGCTCGACGTCGCCCCCGCCGTGCGCGACCCGGCGCAGCCCAGGCCGCTCGCCGCCGCGGGCGCGGAGATCCGGTTCGAGGACATCGAGTTCGACTACGAGGAGAAACCCGTGCTGCGCGGGATCAACCTCACCGTCAAGCCCGGCCAGCTCGTCGCGCTCGTCGGTGCGAGCGGCGCGGGCAAGACCACGCTCACAAACCTGCTGCTGCGTTTCTACGACCCGCAACGCGGCGCGGTGCGCATCGGCGGAGTGGACGTGCGCGATGTTTCAATGCGCGAGCTCCGCAACCAGATTGCGCTCGTCACGCAGGAGACCATCCTCTTCAACGACACCGTCCGCCGGAACATCGAGCTCGGGCGCGCCGGCGCGCGCAACGGCGAGGTCGAGGACGCCGCGCGTCACGCCCACGCGCACGAGTTCATCGTCGACAAGCCGCAGGGTTACGACACCGTCATTGGCGAGCGCGGCGTCACCCTTTCCGGCGGCCAGCGCCAGCGGCTCGCCATCGCCCGCGCCATCCTCAAGGACGCGCCGATCCTCGTGCTCGACGAGGCGACGAGCGCGCTCGACAACGAGTCGGAGCGAGCCGTGCAAGCCGCGCTCGAAGACTTGATGAAAGGCCGCACGACCATCTGCGTCGCGCACCGGCTCTCGACCATCCAGCGCGCGGACCTCATCGTGGTGATGGACCAAGGGCGCATCGTGCAGACGGGCACGCATGCGGAGTTGGTGGAGAAGGACGGCGTCTATCGCAAGCTGCACCAGTTGCAGTTTCAGGTGTGA
- a CDS encoding AI-2E family transporter yields MAFPTPTEKQGRVLWFSLTALAVAVLLALLGLLLWGLGFVINKLTPVLLPLAIAGILAYLLDPAVDFFERALRIPRVRAIILVFFLALMLVLMLLAFVVPKIVVDAGDLLDKLPGYAKDFREKFSEWLAQSKLGSQAKHVWDLQAGENVQKWLTNAVPVASAWLIENLSRVASWAGYVIGLALVPVYVFYFLFEKAGIAKSWTEYLPVRESKLKKELVFVLQSVNDCIVVFFRGQILVSMCTGMLLAIGWSFAGLNYAVVLGGMAAVLCIMPYIGATITLVTALVLAAVQFTHWTQFAGVLSVYVVVQLLEGFVYSPKIIGDRVGLHPVSIIIALMVGTTLLGGVLGGLLAIPLTAALRTLMFRYVWRRQDSAAGDA; encoded by the coding sequence ATGGCCTTTCCCACACCCACTGAAAAGCAAGGCCGCGTGCTTTGGTTCAGCCTGACCGCCCTCGCGGTGGCCGTGCTGCTCGCGCTGCTCGGGCTGTTGTTGTGGGGGCTCGGCTTCGTGATCAACAAGCTCACGCCCGTGCTGTTGCCGCTCGCCATCGCGGGCATCCTCGCCTACCTGCTCGACCCGGCGGTGGATTTCTTCGAGCGCGCGCTGCGCATCCCGCGTGTGCGGGCGATCATCCTTGTGTTCTTCCTCGCGCTGATGCTGGTGCTGATGCTGCTGGCGTTCGTGGTGCCGAAGATCGTGGTCGATGCGGGCGACCTCCTCGACAAGCTGCCGGGCTATGCGAAGGACTTCCGCGAGAAATTCAGCGAATGGCTCGCGCAGTCCAAACTCGGCTCGCAGGCCAAGCACGTGTGGGATTTGCAGGCCGGCGAGAATGTTCAGAAATGGCTCACGAACGCCGTGCCGGTCGCGTCGGCGTGGCTGATCGAGAATCTCTCTCGCGTCGCCTCGTGGGCGGGCTACGTCATCGGCCTCGCGCTGGTGCCGGTGTATGTTTTCTACTTTCTGTTCGAGAAGGCCGGCATCGCGAAGAGCTGGACCGAATACCTTCCCGTCCGCGAATCCAAGTTGAAGAAGGAACTGGTCTTCGTGCTGCAATCCGTCAACGACTGCATCGTGGTGTTCTTCCGCGGACAGATTCTCGTATCGATGTGCACGGGCATGTTGCTGGCGATTGGCTGGTCGTTCGCCGGCCTCAACTACGCCGTCGTGCTCGGCGGAATGGCCGCGGTGCTCTGCATCATGCCCTACATCGGCGCGACGATCACCCTGGTGACGGCGCTCGTGCTGGCCGCGGTGCAGTTCACGCACTGGACGCAGTTCGCCGGCGTGCTGAGCGTTTATGTGGTGGTGCAGCTGCTCGAGGGGTTCGTCTATTCGCCGAAGATCATCGGCGACCGCGTGGGACTGCACCCCGTGAGCATCATCATCGCGCTCATGGTCGGCACGACGCTGCTCGGCGGCGTGCTCGGCGGGTTGCTCGCGATTCCACTCACCGCGGCGCTTCGCACGCTGATGTTTCGTTACGTGTGGCGGCGGCAGGACTCGGCCGCGGGGGATGCGTAA
- a CDS encoding filamentous hemagglutinin N-terminal domain-containing protein, producing MKIICVRIFAAAALLLAPLVAHAQPTGGIVAGGAANATIGTAGSVTTVNQFADRAIIDWSTFNIGAGHTALFKFLGSAGANSAVLNRVDAAGGLSQIYGTLRSELGNGSVGGTVYLINPSGIVVGPGGVINVGSFVGSTFDLGLDRLSANANFLNASTLTLSGNSLSGIDNQGTISALGDVFLIAHTVRNSGNISGDNVGLVAANVVELRPANIVASGGERISVIAGQSTEDSYDGVINSGTISAVTAELKAAGGNIYALAINNGGVVRAQTVVRDGGRIFLSSSGGTVINTGTLDASGTAPGATGGHVQVTGGQVGLAGNALVTVSGDAGGGTIYIGGGFQGANPDVENARATFVGSEVRLLADALTSGNGGTVIVWSDEVTRFYGHISAQGANGGDGGFAEISSHNVLIFDGTADVTSSATLRGSINSGSDVAPGRSGTVLLDPLHVIIADAGPDDANVMTSPQSPEGVLFSVPDTTSTITISDEAIEALTGSFEIQARDSITINQSLVLGNLGTGETGTFRAGGDITVSPGVSITTAAGGNLSFIASDVGGIDSPTATITINDADIGAANTFSVSFLNSGSGGVVIATGGTPTVNASATISFNSPLTINQNTTFGSGSTTVSFTSVTGMSSPSLNVSGNASFIGDAITPFVVTGLSTLTVSGGTTFGQGSITSTGTQTFTGASSLTGNVTINAGAGNVNFTGAISDDGTGRSLTISGTAGTTTFGSTVGAGGARLSTLSVSGPVSIANNIFTTGNQTYTGAATITGDANLDSSTGTVTFSNTVNGTTDGGQSLTVTGNGSFASTVGAGMALEFLTVTGAASIANNITTSTTGGGTANQTFQGAVTLAGNAMLTSTGGGAINFQSTVNGAFNLTVNTTGATTFGGSVGGNAPLTTITTDAGGTVTFGSSAPVTVATTGNQTYNEAATLAQNTTITAGTGTVSFVSTIAGGANNLSIAADGIDFADAVNGTGAITLQGGAAGTTVGVFGAAGTLLLTTAEIAFIADQHSSITIGRTDGTAAVTVAAGTFTDPVVIRADGMGGSVVTTDTITGTGEASVTLNTTGATSGTISLGGNITVALTAGTGITLNGNVTLTANSVLTTGNANIVVNNNIAGDFNLTFTDGGGNTTVQGTIGEGAGTQLNTLAFTGGGGTTTLNGGSVRTDSNQTYNDNVVIGADTTFT from the coding sequence ATGAAGATCATTTGCGTTAGGATTTTTGCCGCTGCGGCACTCCTCCTCGCGCCACTCGTCGCACACGCGCAACCCACCGGCGGCATCGTCGCCGGGGGCGCCGCCAACGCGACGATTGGCACCGCAGGCAGCGTCACCACCGTCAATCAATTCGCCGACCGCGCGATCATTGACTGGAGCACCTTCAACATTGGCGCGGGCCACACCGCCCTCTTCAAGTTCCTCGGCTCCGCGGGCGCGAACTCCGCCGTCCTCAACCGTGTCGACGCCGCCGGCGGCCTCTCGCAAATCTATGGAACGCTCCGCTCCGAACTCGGCAACGGCTCCGTCGGCGGCACGGTTTATCTCATCAACCCCAGCGGCATCGTCGTCGGCCCCGGCGGTGTCATCAACGTCGGCTCCTTCGTCGGCTCCACGTTTGACCTCGGCCTCGACCGGCTTTCCGCGAACGCCAATTTCCTCAACGCGTCCACGCTCACCCTCTCCGGAAATTCCCTCAGCGGCATCGACAACCAGGGAACCATCTCCGCCCTCGGCGACGTCTTCCTCATCGCGCACACCGTCCGCAACTCCGGAAATATTTCCGGTGACAACGTCGGCCTTGTCGCCGCGAACGTCGTCGAGCTCCGTCCCGCGAACATCGTCGCCTCGGGCGGCGAGCGCATCTCCGTCATCGCGGGTCAGTCCACCGAGGACAGCTACGACGGCGTCATCAACTCCGGAACCATTTCCGCCGTCACCGCGGAGCTCAAGGCCGCCGGCGGAAATATTTACGCGCTCGCCATCAACAACGGCGGAGTCGTTCGCGCGCAGACCGTCGTCCGCGACGGCGGCAGGATTTTCCTCAGCTCGTCCGGCGGCACGGTCATCAACACCGGAACGCTCGACGCGTCCGGCACCGCTCCCGGCGCGACCGGCGGTCACGTCCAGGTCACCGGCGGCCAGGTCGGCCTCGCCGGCAACGCGCTCGTCACCGTCAGCGGCGACGCCGGCGGCGGCACCATATATATAGGTGGTGGTTTCCAGGGTGCGAACCCCGACGTTGAGAACGCCCGCGCGACCTTCGTCGGCAGCGAGGTCAGGCTCCTCGCCGACGCCCTCACCTCCGGCAACGGCGGCACGGTGATCGTCTGGTCCGACGAGGTCACCCGCTTCTACGGCCACATCAGCGCCCAGGGCGCCAACGGCGGCGATGGCGGCTTTGCCGAAATCTCCTCCCACAACGTCCTCATCTTCGACGGCACCGCCGACGTCACCTCCTCCGCCACCCTCCGCGGGTCCATAAACTCAGGCTCCGACGTCGCCCCCGGTCGCTCGGGCACCGTCCTGCTCGACCCGCTGCATGTCATCATCGCCGACGCGGGACCCGATGATGCCAATGTCATGACCAGCCCGCAGAGCCCCGAGGGCGTGCTTTTCAGCGTCCCCGACACCACGTCCACCATCACCATCTCCGACGAGGCGATCGAGGCGCTCACAGGCAGCTTCGAGATTCAGGCCCGCGACAGCATCACCATCAACCAGTCGCTCGTCCTCGGGAACCTGGGCACCGGCGAGACCGGCACCTTCCGGGCCGGCGGTGACATTACCGTGAGCCCGGGCGTTTCCATCACCACGGCGGCGGGGGGCAACCTGAGCTTCATCGCCTCTGATGTCGGCGGCATCGACTCCCCCACCGCCACCATCACCATCAACGACGCCGACATTGGCGCGGCCAACACCTTCTCGGTGAGCTTCCTGAACAGTGGTTCCGGCGGCGTGGTCATCGCCACGGGCGGCACGCCCACCGTCAACGCCAGCGCCACCATCAGCTTCAACTCGCCCCTGACCATCAACCAGAACACCACGTTCGGCTCCGGCAGCACCACGGTCAGCTTCACCTCCGTCACCGGCATGTCGTCGCCCTCGCTCAACGTCAGCGGCAACGCTTCCTTCATCGGCGATGCCATCACCCCGTTCGTCGTCACCGGCCTGAGCACGCTCACCGTGAGCGGCGGCACCACCTTCGGGCAGGGCTCCATCACCTCAACCGGCACGCAGACCTTCACCGGCGCGTCCTCCCTCACCGGCAACGTCACCATCAACGCGGGCGCGGGCAATGTGAACTTCACCGGTGCCATCAGCGACGACGGCACCGGGCGCTCCCTCACCATTTCAGGGACCGCCGGCACCACCACGTTCGGCTCCACCGTCGGCGCGGGCGGTGCCCGCCTGAGCACGTTGTCCGTCAGCGGCCCCGTCAGCATCGCCAACAACATCTTCACCACCGGCAACCAGACCTACACCGGCGCCGCCACCATCACGGGCGACGCCAACCTCGATTCCAGCACCGGCACGGTCACCTTCTCCAACACGGTCAACGGCACCACCGATGGCGGGCAGTCCTTGACCGTCACCGGCAACGGCTCCTTCGCCAGCACCGTCGGCGCGGGCATGGCGCTCGAGTTCCTCACCGTCACCGGCGCGGCCAGCATCGCCAACAACATCACCACCAGCACCACGGGCGGCGGCACGGCCAACCAGACCTTCCAGGGCGCGGTCACCCTCGCCGGCAATGCGATGCTTACCAGCACCGGCGGCGGCGCCATCAACTTCCAGAGCACGGTGAACGGCGCGTTCAACCTCACCGTCAACACCACCGGCGCCACAACCTTCGGCGGCAGCGTCGGCGGCAACGCGCCCCTCACCACCATCACCACCGATGCCGGCGGCACCGTCACCTTCGGCAGCTCCGCCCCCGTCACCGTCGCCACCACCGGCAACCAGACCTACAACGAAGCTGCCACGCTCGCGCAGAATACGACCATCACCGCCGGCACCGGCACGGTTTCCTTCGTGTCCACCATCGCGGGCGGCGCCAACAACCTGAGCATCGCCGCCGACGGCATTGACTTCGCCGACGCTGTGAATGGCACCGGCGCCATCACCCTGCAGGGCGGCGCGGCGGGCACCACGGTCGGCGTCTTCGGCGCGGCCGGCACGCTCCTGTTGACCACCGCCGAGATCGCCTTCATCGCGGACCAGCACTCCTCCATCACCATCGGCCGCACGGACGGCACCGCCGCCGTCACCGTCGCCGCCGGCACCTTCACGGATCCCGTGGTCATCCGGGCGGACGGCATGGGCGGCTCCGTCGTCACCACCGACACCATCACCGGCACTGGCGAGGCCAGCGTGACCCTGAACACCACCGGCGCCACCAGCGGCACCATCAGCCTCGGCGGCAACATCACCGTCGCACTGACCGCAGGCACCGGCATCACCCTCAACGGCAACGTCACCCTCACCGCCAACTCGGTGCTCACCACCGGCAACGCGAACATCGTCGTCAACAACAACATCGCCGGCGACTTCAACCTCACCTTCACGGACGGCGGCGGCAACACCACCGTCCAGGGCACCATCGGGGAGGGCGCGGGCACGCAGCTTAACACCCTCGCCTTCACCGGCGGCGGTGGAACGACGACCCTCAACGGTGGCAGCGTCCGCACCGACTCCAACCAGACCTACAACGACAACGTCGTTATCGGCGCCGACACCACCTTTACCGA